One Peribacillus simplex NBRC 15720 = DSM 1321 genomic region harbors:
- the nikE gene encoding nickel import ATP-binding protein NikE, with translation MSLLELRGIKKTYLLGNSVFGKRKAVEANKGISLTLEEGVCLGLVGESGSGKSTLGKIILGLEKPDQGEVWFLGKSLYCLKAKELKELRRNLQVVFQDCYSAVNPRLTIGEIIAEPIRNYERLTSVQEKKKVQELLEIVGLCQEDIHKYPYQFSGGQLQRINIARAIALKPKLIILDEAVSSLDVLVQVQILNLLAQLKKEFQLSYLFISHDLQAVNYIADRLAVMYKGEVIEWLEDMEQLERLKHPVSKKLLSSVLPTYPGIL, from the coding sequence ATGAGCTTGCTTGAGTTGAGAGGTATAAAGAAAACATACTTGCTAGGGAACTCTGTTTTTGGGAAGCGTAAAGCTGTGGAAGCCAATAAGGGCATCTCTCTAACTTTGGAAGAAGGAGTATGTTTAGGTCTCGTTGGAGAAAGTGGATCTGGAAAGAGTACCCTGGGCAAAATTATTCTGGGACTGGAAAAGCCGGATCAGGGAGAGGTTTGGTTTCTGGGGAAGAGTCTTTATTGTTTAAAAGCAAAAGAATTAAAGGAGTTACGGCGAAATCTGCAAGTTGTTTTTCAAGATTGTTATAGCGCTGTTAACCCTAGACTAACTATAGGGGAAATCATTGCTGAGCCGATAAGGAATTACGAGAGGCTCACGTCTGTTCAAGAGAAAAAGAAAGTACAAGAGCTTTTGGAGATTGTTGGGTTATGCCAGGAAGATATTCATAAATACCCATATCAGTTCAGTGGAGGGCAGTTACAAAGAATCAATATCGCAAGAGCGATTGCCTTAAAGCCAAAGTTAATTATACTTGATGAGGCTGTAAGTTCTCTAGATGTTCTAGTTCAAGTACAGATATTAAACCTTTTGGCACAATTAAAAAAAGAGTTTCAACTTTCATATCTCTTTATTTCTCATGATTTACAGGCTGTCAATTACATCGCAGACCGTCTAGCGGTAATGTACAAGGGTGAGGTTATAGAATGGTTGGAAGATATGGAACAACTTGAAAGATTAAAACATCCTGTTTCTAAAAAGTTATTGTCTTCTGTGTTGCCTACATATCCGGGAATATTGTGA